One Polypterus senegalus isolate Bchr_013 chromosome 10, ASM1683550v1, whole genome shotgun sequence DNA segment encodes these proteins:
- the rpl36a gene encoding 60S ribosomal protein L36a, producing MVNVPKTRRTYCKKCKKHQPHKVTQYKKGKDSLYAQGKRRYDRKQSGYGGQTKPIFRKKAKTTKKIVLRLECVEPNCRSKRMLAIKRCKHFELGGDKKRKGQVIQF from the exons ATG GTGAACGTGCCGAAAACCCGCAGGACTTACTGCAAAAAGTGCAAGAAGCACCAACCTCATAAGGTTACCCAGTACAAGAAGGGCAAAGACTCGCTGTATGCTCAGG gtAAAAGACGTTACGACCGAAAGCAGAGTGGGTATGGTGGGCAAACAAAGCCAATCTTTCGTAAAAAG GCTAAAACCACAAAAAAGATTGTGCTAAGATTAGAGTGTGTGGAACCTAACTGCAGGTCCAAGAGAATGTTAGCCATCAAACgttgtaagcactttgagcttggAGGTGATAAGAAGAGAAAG gGCCAGGTGATCCAGTTCTAA